A stretch of the Aegilops tauschii subsp. strangulata cultivar AL8/78 chromosome 4, Aet v6.0, whole genome shotgun sequence genome encodes the following:
- the LOC109744456 gene encoding cyclin-D5-3 — protein MGDASTSAAPATPTSTLICLEDGNDLFLDDDSPAGGLADSRLAADDGLLLLDRDDEYVALMLSKEGAGAGAGACGEELDEWTKAARAVCVDWIVKTNARFLFSGKTAYVAVTYLDRFLAQRRVDRGKEWALQLLSVACLSLAAKVEEHRVPRLPEFRPDEYDFDSASILRMELLVLGTLKWQMIAGTPFPYLSCFASRFRHDERRAIVLRAVKCIFASIKVMSSVEYQPSTMALASILVARGGREGTGTAPSLEEELKAILGSSWQQLHTGHVYSCYSVMIQEEGRSTQSSREVAASSGVSAAAPAGSPGTSVAMAVAADDNNAIATASADNNKRRRVRSPQRQ, from the exons ATGGGGGACGCGTCCAcctccgccgcccccgccacgCCCACCTCCACGCTCATCTGCCTCGAGGACGGCAACGACCTCTTCCTCGACGACGATAGCCCCGCCGGCGGCTTGGCGGACTcgcgcctcgccgccgacgacgGGCTCCTGCTGCTCGACCGCGACGACGAGTACGTCGCCCTCATGCTCTCCAAGGagggcgccggcgccggcgccggcgcgtgCGGCGAGGAGCTGGACGAGTGGACCAAGGCCGCGCGCGCCGTGTGCGTCGACTGGATTGTCAAG ACGAACGCGAGGTTCCTCTTCAGCGGGAAGACGGCGTACGTCGCGGTGACGTACCTCGATCGGTTCTTGGCGCAGCGGCGAGTCGAT AGGGGGAAGGAGTGGGCCCTGCAGCTCCTCTCGGTGGCCTGCCTCTCGCTGGCGGCCAAGGTGGAGGAGCACCGGGTGCCGCGGCTGCCGGAGTTCCGGCCGGACGAGTACGACTTCGACAGCGCCTCCATCCTGCGCATGGAGCTCCTCGTCCTCGGCACGCTCAAGTGGCAGATGATCGCCGGCACCCCGTTCCCGTACCTCAGCTGCTTCGCGTCCAGGTTCCGGCACGACGAGCGCAGGGCCATCGTCCTGCGCGCCGTCAAGTGCATCTTCGCCTCCATCAAAG tgATGAGCTCGGTGGAGTACCAGCCGTCGACCATGGCGCTGGCGTCGATCCTGGTCGCGCGCGGCGGCAGGGAGGGGACGGGGACGGCCCCGAGCCTAGAGGAGGAGCTCAAGGCGATCCTGGGCTCATCATGGCAGCAATTACACACC GGGCATGTGTATTCCTGCTACAGCGTGATGATCCAGGAGGAGGGCAGGTCCACGCAGTCGAGCAGGGAGGTGGCGGCTTCCTCCGGcgtctccgccgccgcccccgccgggaGCCCGGGCACCTCCGTCGCCATGGCCGTGGCCGCCGACGACAATAATGCCATTGCCACCGCCTCGGCGGACAATAATAAGAGGAGAAGGGTGCGTTCGCCTCAGCGCCAGTAG